ATTGCCAAAACTGTAAGGGTAAACAAACACCCCACTTTTACCCATTACAGGTGTTATATAAATTCATAGATGACAAACAAAATCAGATTCAGTGTCAAAATAGTTACGAGATGGTAAACGTTCGAGGTTTAATTGACGATGTAGTTCTGGAACAACCTCGTTCAAAGGCTCAACATTCTTGGGGACAAGAAGCTATAAATGAATTTGACGCACAAATTTTAAGAAGTATGGCAGACAATAATAAATACAATATCAAAGCTGAATTTGTTCAAATTACTGAGAGTAACAAGGGCGAAGTTATTGGCAAAAAATATGCTTCCGATCCAGGCTTTCAGGAAGCACTAAATGAGATTATCGATATATTAAGAAAAATACAACAAGAAAATCCAACTGCAACAGAAGCAGAAGCAGAGGAAATAATTGAGGCACAATTTGAAGAGATTCAAACCAATCAACCAACTAAATGGCAGAGATTTCGGCGACAACTATTGAATCGGGAACGTTGGTTTAATGGTGGCAAAGAAGCTTTGAGTGAAGTTGCTAAACATTATGTCGAAGGCAATGTTGTTTACAAAGCAGGGCTAGCGTTTCTTGACGGCTTCAGTGAAGATGAGGAGTAGTGTAAGCCCACTAATCAAATTTCAAAGGCGGGAAAACCCCGCCCCTACAGATACAGTATTTTAAACGTTAGCCGCCGCTGGGGTTGGTAAATTTACTTTCAACCGCTTAAACATGGCTTCCCGTGCTTGCATAGCTAAAGTATCATCTAATGGTTCTAGGGTAATTGGCTGTTGATACTTCAGCCGCAACGCTGTCTGAATTAGCCAGTCTGCAACAAAGGGATTTTTTGGTAACAAGGGGCCGTGAGAATAGGTTGCGATCGCATTCTGATAAAATGCTCCCTCAGTCCCATCTTCACCATTATTCCCCAAACCGTAAACTACTTTTCCCAAGGCTTCTACTTTCCCCAGCTTGGTGCGTCCGCCGTGATTTTCAAAGCCGACTAAATACGGCGTGCTACCTGTCATCGCTTTTAAATCTTGCGCTAGGCGAGAAGCTGTAACTTCAATTACTAAATTCCCGATGCAACGTTTAGTATTTTCACCAGGATGCACAGAGACTAAATCTAATATTCCCAAACCTTCAATGCGCTGTCCGAGTCCGGGTTCGTAATAATGTCCGAGTAACTGAGGTGAACCACAGGTAAATACTCCTGGCGTGCCATTTTCAATTTTTTCACGCATAGCATCGGCTTTTGCACCTTGCAAATCGCGCATAACAATTTCTTGCTGGCGGTCTTGTGCGCCACCACCGACAATCAAATCTACAGATTTAATATTTTCTGCTGTAGTATTTTGATCTAAGGGTACAACTTTAACGCTGAATCCTCGCCATTGAGCGCGACGTTCTATAGTAATTACATTACCGCGATCGCCATAGGTACTCATCAGCGTCGGGTATAACCAACCAATTGTAATTTCAAATTTTTGAGAAGTCATATTTGTTAATAAGGCAGAGGGCAGGAGGCAGAAGGGAAGAGAAAGTTTTTATCTTTGGTTGCGAACTTTATAGCAGTTATCAATGGCATAGAATACAGACCATTCGTAGGGGCACAGCAATGCTCATTGGTGTCAACTTAACGTGAAACCCGCTTTGTGCAAAGGTTTTGCCCTCACCCCCAGCCCCTCTCCCTGAAGGAGAGGGGAGCAACAGATTCAATTCCCCTTCTCCCTGAGGGAGAAGGGGTTAGGGGATGAGGGCGCGAGGGTTTTTGTACAACACCCGCCGTATATAGCTTTTAGCTTAAGTTGACACATAAGAGCAATGCTGTGCCCTTAGCGTATATTGCATCCAAACGAGAACCGCCATAGTTCATAGAGTCTAATGCCTAACTAAGATCGCTCATATTTTTTTCTCTTTATTGTCAGAGAATCCGGTTTATATCTAGAGTTTGGGTCAGCATATCGCACATTTGGCTTAGTTGCTATGTTTATTCGTATTTTATGTAACAGTTTTGCAGTAACATTTTGCCGATAATCCCAAAAGAGTTACCAGGGAATTTCAAAAATCAGTTTCAGTTTTCCTGTGGAGCCGTAAGATTACAGATTGGCATAGGTTTGTTTCACAACCTGAAAAATTACTGTATGGATTGTAAAACTGCTACATTAGTCTACCAAACTGAGAATCATCTCGAAAAAATTCGTGAGATTTTCCCCGAAGCATGGAAGTTCTTGGAAGAACAATCTTTTGCTTACGTTCAAGCTAAGAAAGATAATTTTGATTCAGCTGTTAAAGATTTAGTAGGTGAAACCAAGTTTAAATTTAGAATGGTTCACCGTGACGATAAAGACCAACTCACTAAAGACCTTTCGGAATTATTAGGAGATATTACCTCCCGCTTACTTTTAGAAAAGCATTTTTCAGAATTAGTTGGTCAAAAAGTTTTCTTTAGTACTATTTGCTGTAGCAGCCATCTAACAGCTGACCATGAGTTGACTTTAGAAGAGGTGCTGCCAATTCAGCGTGCAGCGGTTAAGTTGCAATAAATTGGAAGGAAGGCGGACAAGGGGGACAAGGAAAAGTTACTCTTGCCGATGCCCAATGCCCCATTCTTTATTACCGAATCTTCCTCCCAGTTAACACTTCACGCACATTCAACATCGCTGTATATGTGGGTAAAATATGCAGCGTTTCGTTGTTGGGTGTACGCGCTAATGCTGTGTTAATAGCATCGCGTAAATCTTCTTCGACAATTAGATTAAAATTAGTTTCAGGATTGGGATCGCTGTAACGCAAACGTAAGGCCATATCATAAGCGCGATCGCCACTTACAACTAAAGTACCTCCACGCTGGACTAGTTTCTCTGTATCTACATCCCAAATCCAAGATACATCTTCGCCATCTTGCACGCGATCGTTTAATACTAGCAAAGTAGTTTTATCTGTACTTTCCGTGACTACGCGAATTGTTTCATTAGTCCCAACAGGATTTTTTGATAATAAAATCCGCACTTTTTTCCCGTTAATTTCCAATTCTTCCGCACGACCGAAAGCTGCTTGGAAGTTGGGAATGGTATCGCGGATAGTCGCCTCATCAACTCCTAATTCTTGGGCAGCAGTGGCAGCAGCTAAGGTATTGTATTTGTTGTACAAGCCGACAAGAATTTGCGGCCATTCGCTGCTGTTGAGGCTGGGTTGACTTCTACTAAAGCCGCAATTAGCACAGCTATATTCGCCCATGTGAGACAAGTACACGCCTTTATAGTCAAGAGCTTGTCCGCATCTGGGGCAATAGATAGAATCAACAGCATGGGGAATTGCTTCTAAATAATTCTCCGGTTCAGTCAAACCGAAAAATGAAACTCGCTGTTGGGATAATTGTTGACCGAGATAGCAGATTGTGGGATCGTCAGCATTTGCGACTACGATAGTGTCAGGTGATAAAGTAGCGATCGCACGTCCCCATCGCTTACTAATAGTATCGACTTCGCCGTATCTATCGAGTTGGTCGCGAAACAAGTTTAAACACAGAATCAGCTTTGGTTGAATTGGTGCTAATACCCTAGGTAAAATATTCTCATCAACTTCTAAAATGGCATAGTCAACATCTAAGCTACCTGTTAAGCTGGCGTTGTCCATCAGCGCTGTCATCAAGCCATTTTCCAAATTTGCGCCTGTAGAGTTATGCGCCACGCGGTAGCCTTTGCGTTCGAGAATTTCTCGTAATAGCAGCGATGTAGTAGTTTTACCATTAGTCCCAGCAATGAGAATTGCCCCTTGCTTTACCTGCTGACTCAATAATTGCAACAGCCTAGGTTCGATTTTACGAGCAATCGAGCCTGGTAATACACTAGCAGCACCCAGACGGAGCGATCGCACCATAAAAGTCACGCTTTTCGCCACCGACACCGCCAAACCAAGTCTGAATCTATCTATAAGTTGTATTTTGTTTTCCACAGTAGCTAATAACTTAACTTTTAAATTAATTTTGTGAGTGTAGCGAATCCTTGCTCAAAAAGCCAGTCATATTGAATATTGGCCATTAGGCATTTGTTCTTCTTCCCCTCATCTCCCCCTGCTTCCTTGTCTCCCTTGTCTCCCCACACCCCCCACACTCCCCACACTCCCCCTTCCCGTCCCCAAAGGCGTTATCTTAAAAAATGGTGCCAGGACGTAATCATATATCCAGCGCTGCTTGCTGAATTCAGCACAAACTCACAAAATAGTAGCTCTCAAGGTTTCTTTTGATGAATGGCTTAAAGTTTCCTTTTTTACATAAAAAAACTAATTGGCAACAATTGATTTCTAAAGCTCTGGTGCTACTTGCGTGCTTGTTAATCCTCAATGTCCAACCAGCGTTTGCTGGTATTAAGGATGACAATTATGATGGCAACATTTTCGTAGTTTATGCTGGTAATGGTTCGCTAGTTCCTTCCAAGCAGACACTAGCACAAACCCTAAAAGAGCATAAACCAGCATTTTTGGCTTATTATGTTGATGACAGCAAAGATTGTAAGGAATACGCCATTACAATTTCACG
The genomic region above belongs to Calothrix sp. NIES-2098 and contains:
- a CDS encoding glutamine amidotransferase; translation: MTSQKFEITIGWLYPTLMSTYGDRGNVITIERRAQWRGFSVKVVPLDQNTTAENIKSVDLIVGGGAQDRQQEIVMRDLQGAKADAMREKIENGTPGVFTCGSPQLLGHYYEPGLGQRIEGLGILDLVSVHPGENTKRCIGNLVIEVTASRLAQDLKAMTGSTPYLVGFENHGGRTKLGKVEALGKVVYGLGNNGEDGTEGAFYQNAIATYSHGPLLPKNPFVADWLIQTALRLKYQQPITLEPLDDTLAMQAREAMFKRLKVNLPTPAAANV